In the genome of Fulvivirga maritima, one region contains:
- a CDS encoding TonB-dependent receptor, giving the protein MYNSIIKKFLLLITISLLFLPLCSAQNSGNVNRITINPSYNGTKVVDALKAIESEYSVNILYNEETIQGFTLTGITKPFKLITFLRLLLVGYSVIPVENNTLLILEEKYEKDVPEINASYILLKINSKKLIKGTVFDGETNAPIIGAYVQLPMEDKGTITDTDGNFTIKTTNKVNLLQIKYIGYSTKNMLVGISSTSSKTEEEFYLFESYTELSGVEITAERQDRNVTEQITGIEKMGVESIKSLPTFLGEVDPLKSLTTLPGISSAGDVTAGINVRGGETGQNLIHQDGALIYNPTHLFGFFSGFNPDMVNNVTLYKGGGPASQGGRVSSILNIGLRNGNEDKHIIKGGLGIISSRLMIEGPIKKGRTSYMLGGRISYSNWLINSVQNIQLENSAANFHDVTGKIFHKIDNKNYITLSGYYSYDDFQLAKDSIFNWNTKNLSLKWDHTKNENLSTSLTVSGSRYHTIVDNTEATAMSTSKNGINTYRAAYDINFNQKGRNHHQIGIGTTASEINPGQLMASHNSNVQEIKLRKQRLLEPYIYGEGNFNLGLKWSFNAGIRITSAFRFGDDLIYNFNQESLDGRSPHITDTTQYNKGELMFSDINIEPRISFRYLLSKSTSLKASYFRTHQYMHLVSNTTIPMPTDYWIASSDNLKPQRGDQLSFGIFQNINHSEYEISAEGYYKIIDNTIDYIEGANLTLNQAIETNLLQGKGRAYGLEFQVKKNTGKFDGWISYTYSRSEKKFNPSNPELEINNGNYYPSIYDQPHNLSIILNYHFSERTTLSSNFQYSTGRPITIPTSKFSYGPYLSVLNYSERNAYRMPNYHRLDLSLTIKDRNYKDRFITGEWVISIYNLYGRKNAYSIYFNTTGLAHKLSILGSMFPSISYNFKI; this is encoded by the coding sequence ATGTATAATTCAATAATTAAAAAATTCCTTCTTTTAATAACTATATCCTTACTATTTCTACCTCTGTGTTCTGCTCAAAATAGCGGAAACGTAAACAGAATTACTATTAACCCTAGTTACAATGGAACGAAAGTGGTTGATGCATTAAAGGCAATAGAAAGTGAGTACAGTGTAAACATCCTTTATAACGAAGAAACTATTCAAGGATTTACGCTTACAGGCATTACTAAACCCTTTAAACTAATAACATTTCTTAGGCTATTGTTAGTTGGTTACTCCGTTATTCCGGTTGAAAACAATACCTTACTAATACTAGAAGAAAAATATGAAAAAGACGTTCCTGAAATCAATGCGAGTTATATCCTATTAAAAATCAACTCCAAAAAACTTATAAAAGGCACCGTATTCGATGGTGAAACTAACGCTCCTATTATAGGAGCATATGTACAGCTTCCAATGGAGGACAAAGGTACAATTACAGACACAGATGGAAATTTTACTATAAAAACAACAAACAAAGTTAATCTGCTTCAAATCAAATACATTGGTTATTCCACTAAAAATATGCTTGTAGGCATAAGTTCTACTAGCTCTAAGACAGAAGAAGAATTCTACCTGTTTGAATCTTATACAGAATTAAGTGGTGTAGAAATTACTGCTGAAAGACAAGACAGGAATGTTACAGAGCAGATAACAGGAATTGAAAAAATGGGAGTAGAATCTATTAAAAGCCTTCCAACATTTTTAGGGGAAGTAGATCCATTAAAAAGTTTAACTACGCTCCCAGGGATTAGCTCAGCAGGCGATGTAACTGCAGGAATAAATGTTAGGGGAGGAGAAACAGGTCAAAACCTTATACATCAGGATGGAGCGCTTATTTACAATCCCACTCATTTATTCGGATTTTTTTCAGGTTTCAATCCAGATATGGTCAATAATGTTACACTATATAAAGGTGGAGGTCCTGCTTCACAAGGAGGCAGAGTTTCTTCAATTTTAAATATTGGCCTAAGAAATGGCAATGAAGATAAACACATTATAAAAGGTGGTTTAGGTATAATATCAAGCAGGTTAATGATAGAGGGCCCAATCAAAAAAGGACGGACCTCCTATATGCTAGGAGGTAGAATATCATATAGTAATTGGTTAATCAATTCCGTTCAAAATATACAATTAGAAAATAGTGCCGCCAATTTTCACGATGTCACAGGAAAAATATTTCATAAAATAGATAACAAAAATTATATCACTTTATCGGGTTATTATAGTTATGATGACTTTCAACTCGCCAAAGATTCTATATTCAACTGGAATACCAAGAATTTAAGTTTAAAATGGGATCATACGAAAAATGAGAATCTATCAACTTCTCTGACTGTTTCAGGCAGCAGATATCATACTATTGTGGACAACACTGAAGCCACTGCTATGTCTACTTCCAAAAATGGGATTAATACCTACAGAGCTGCATATGATATTAACTTCAATCAAAAAGGTAGAAATCACCATCAAATAGGTATTGGAACCACAGCTTCAGAAATAAACCCAGGGCAATTGATGGCGTCTCATAACAGTAATGTTCAGGAAATCAAACTAAGAAAGCAGCGTCTTTTAGAGCCTTATATCTATGGAGAAGGTAATTTTAACCTAGGGCTAAAATGGTCATTTAATGCCGGTATTCGAATAACTTCTGCATTTCGTTTTGGAGATGATCTAATATACAATTTTAACCAAGAAAGCTTAGATGGCAGGTCTCCTCATATAACAGACACAACTCAATATAATAAAGGAGAATTAATGTTTTCGGATATTAATATAGAACCAAGAATATCCTTTAGATACTTATTATCCAAATCCACTTCATTAAAGGCTAGTTACTTCAGAACCCATCAGTATATGCACTTAGTTTCCAATACTACCATTCCTATGCCTACAGATTATTGGATTGCAAGTAGTGATAATTTGAAACCTCAAAGAGGTGATCAGCTTTCTTTCGGTATATTCCAAAACATAAACCATTCGGAATATGAGATCTCCGCAGAGGGCTATTACAAAATCATCGATAACACTATAGACTATATTGAAGGAGCCAATTTAACTCTCAATCAAGCAATAGAAACTAATTTATTACAAGGCAAAGGACGCGCTTATGGTTTGGAATTTCAGGTTAAAAAAAATACCGGGAAATTTGATGGTTGGATTTCTTACACTTATTCCCGAAGCGAAAAGAAATTTAACCCGAGTAACCCTGAACTAGAAATAAATAATGGCAATTACTACCCCTCAATTTATGACCAACCTCATAATTTATCCATTATTCTAAATTACCATTTCAGTGAAAGAACCACTCTAAGTAGTAACTTCCAATACAGCACCGGGAGACCCATTACTATTCCCACCTCAAAATTTTCCTATGGACCATATCTTTCTGTGTTAAATTACTCTGAACGTAATGCGTATAGAATGCCGAATTATCATAGACTAGATTTATCACTTACCATTAAGGACAGAAACTATAAAGACAGATTTATCACAGGAGAATGGGTGATTTCTATCTACAATTTATACGGCAGAAAAAATGCATATTCTATATATTTTAATACAACAGGACTAGCCCATAAACTTTCAATATTAGGAAGTATGTTTCCCTCAATCTCTTACAATTTCAAAATATAA